One part of the Vitis riparia cultivar Riparia Gloire de Montpellier isolate 1030 chromosome 8, EGFV_Vit.rip_1.0, whole genome shotgun sequence genome encodes these proteins:
- the LOC117921039 gene encoding patellin-6, translating into MEASSPISMQQTPQKDQPEASPKPFRKRFVTSLMEAATLRSPSFKEDTYFVSRLKSSEKKALQEFKDKLVASHGSDSMWGIPLLGGDERADVILLKFLRARDFRVADSFNMLEKCLAWRKEFGADDVAEEDLGFKELEGVVAYMHGYDREEHPVCYNAYGVFRDKDMYERIFGDEEKLKKFLRWRVQVLERGIKLLHFKPGGVNSIIQVTDLKDMPKRELRVASNQILSLFQDNYPEMVARKIFINVPWYFSILYSMFSPFLTQRTKSKFVISKEGNVAETLYKFIRPEDMPVQYGGLSRPSDLQNGPPKPASEFTVKGGEKVNIQIEGIEAGATITWDIVVGGWDLEYSAEFVPNAEGSYTIAVEKPRKMAPSEEAVHNSFMSREAGRLVLSVDNTASRRRKVAAYRYVVRKSTVV; encoded by the exons ATGGAAGCTTCCTCACCCATCTCAATGCAACAAACTCCTCAGAAAGACCAGCCGGAGGCATCCCCCAAGCCTTTCAGGAAAAGATTTGTGACCTCGTTGATGGAGGCCGCTACCCTTCGCTCTCCTTCCTTCAAGGAGGACACCTACTTCGTGTCCCGCCTCAAGTCTTCAGAGAAGAAGGCACTGCAGGAGTTCAAAGACAAGCTAGTGGCCTCTCATGGGTCTGACTCCATGTGGGGCATTCCTCTCTTGGGTGGAGACGAGAGAGCCGATGTCATACTACTGAAGTTTCTGCGAGCCAGGGACTTCAGGGTCGCCGACTCCTTTAACATGCTGGAGAAGTGCTTGGCTTGGAGAAAAGAGTTCGGAGCGGACGACGTCGCTGAGGAGGACCTGGGGTTTAAGGAGCTCGAAGGTGTCGTGGCTTACATGCACGGGTACGACAGAGAAGAACATCCAGTTTGCTACAACGCCTATGGGGTTTTCAGAGACAAGGACATGTACGAGAGAATCTTCGGGGACGAAGAGAAGCTCAAGAAGTTCCTGAGGTGGAGAGTTCAAGTCCTCGAGAGAGGCATCAAACTTCTGCATTTCAAGCCCGGTGGTGTTAACTCCATCATTCAGGTGACTGATCTCAAAGACATGCCCAAAAGGGAGCTCAGGGTCGCTTCTAACcagattctctctctcttccaagaTAATTATCCAGAAATGGTTGCCCGGAAG ATTTTCATCAACGTCCCCTGGTACTTTAGCATTTTGTATTCAATGTTCAGTCCATTCCTGACCCAACGAACCAAGAGCAAGTTTGTGATCTCTAAGGAAGGAAATGTTGCAGAAACCCTTTACAA GTTCATAAGGCCGGAGGATATGCCGGTGCAGTACGGCGGGCTGAGTAGACCCAGCGACTTGCAGAATGGCCCGCCAAAACCAGCCTCTGAGTTTACCGTGAAAGGAGGGGAGAAAGTGAACATTCAAATTGAGGGCATTgag GCCGGCGCCACAATAACATGGGACATAGTGGTGGGAGGGTGGGACTTGGAATACAGCGCAGAGTTCGTGCCCAACGCTGAAGGCAGCTACACCATTGCTGTGGAGAAGCCGAGGAAGATGGCCCCCTCCGAAGAAGCTGTGCACAACTCCTTCATGTCGCGAGAGGCTGGCAGATTAGTGCTCTCGGTCGACAACACCGCCTCCCGGAGAAGGAAGGTGGCTGCTTACCGATACGTCGTCCGCAAATCCACCGTAGTCTAG